A genomic region of Trifolium pratense cultivar HEN17-A07 linkage group LG3, ARS_RC_1.1, whole genome shotgun sequence contains the following coding sequences:
- the LOC123914920 gene encoding probable signal peptidase complex subunit 1 has product MDWEGQKLAEQLMQIMLLSFAVIAFGAGYITASFQTMILTYADGVVLTTLVTLPNWPFFNHHPLKWLDQSEAEKHPKPQPSVNVTTKKKFTSI; this is encoded by the coding sequence ATGGATTGGGAAGGGCAAAAGCTTGCAGAGCAGTTGATGCAGATAATGCTTCTTTCATTTGCTGTGATTGCATTTGGAGCTGGATATATCACGGCTTCTTTCCAAACAATGATCCTCACATATGCTGATGGTGTGGTTCTCACCACATTAGTCACTCTTCCCAACTGGCCCTTCTTCAACCACCATCCTCTTAAGTGGTTGGACCAGAGCGAGGCAGAAAAGCATCCAAAGCCACAACCATCTGTGAATGTAACTACAAAGAAGAAGTTTACAAGCATCTAA
- the LOC123915750 gene encoding uncharacterized protein LOC123915750 isoform X2 produces MEENQAKGDEIAKLMNENEQFQALIEDLKKGMMLDSVELTGSTCWLVVDRFFRCDLHSSGVVKYFWLVWFDVGAAIKFAFVIAQLVYA; encoded by the exons ATGGAAGAAAATCAG GCTAAAGGTGATGAGATAGCAAAATTGATGAATGAGAATGAACAATTCCAAGCTTTAATTGAAGATTTAAag aAAGGGATGATGCTTGATAGTGTGGAGTTAACAGGAAGTACATGTTGGCTTGTAGTTGACAG GTTCTTTAGGTGTGATTTACATTCATCAGGTGTGGTAAAGTATTTTTGGTTGGTTTGGTTTGATGTTGGTGCTGCCATCAAATTTGCCTTTGTTATTGCTCAGCTGGTCTATGCATAA
- the LOC123915750 gene encoding uncharacterized protein LOC123915750 isoform X1 has product MCSSSNFYGCWVSIATCKILQAKGDEIAKLMNENEQFQALIEDLKKGMMLDSVELTGSTCWLVVDRFFRCDLHSSGVVKYFWLVWFDVGAAIKFAFVIAQLVYA; this is encoded by the exons ATGTGTAGCTCAAGTAATTTTTATGGGTGTTGGGTATCAATAGCAACCTGCAAAATCTTGCAG GCTAAAGGTGATGAGATAGCAAAATTGATGAATGAGAATGAACAATTCCAAGCTTTAATTGAAGATTTAAag aAAGGGATGATGCTTGATAGTGTGGAGTTAACAGGAAGTACATGTTGGCTTGTAGTTGACAG GTTCTTTAGGTGTGATTTACATTCATCAGGTGTGGTAAAGTATTTTTGGTTGGTTTGGTTTGATGTTGGTGCTGCCATCAAATTTGCCTTTGTTATTGCTCAGCTGGTCTATGCATAA
- the LOC123914921 gene encoding uncharacterized protein LOC123914921, with protein sequence MSSSQTPSPSKNDETFHPQTTISPSYDSLPQQITIAYPISTIFPEETTKRKKISAKKPTPKKSQFTSRDASASKTGKKSKSKTTPKVVHTMRELYLDSPIKSNVDVNAGAPGSSMKNLMSDISSENLGLENPRTAEKLGKPSLEKPDDIFDDIGATTKANPESEMIFSEKLVPEQDAANDATASAAQVDVSTTVVPDSPNSPVVPVNEKDTETIIPADVITQDKGKTASMPDTSEANVIDVESLQFKSTPRAGISRRLRSNTGKDIATPSEATKTKIGPKKRWSKVTVPSESKKKTVKRKTVSYSDSDYEEDQDAEASPAASPQKSAKRKRMAPNVPSVPIDNVSFHCVENVDRWKFVVKRRIAIERNLNEDFLKCQDIVNLIEEAGLMKTVSELGKCYDKLTREFLVNIPADCDDPLSPEYLKVYVRGKCVDFSPAIINEHLGRSDVPAPELKISMNEVCKTITGDKVRMWPRAGKLSAAKLTTKYALLNKIGAANWVPTIHSNSVATGLAKFIYAVGTSTDFDYGTHIFNATILHGSSTAVKMPIAFPTLICGIILSQHPDICTNSDVLVSRPSALTMDFRLLEGKHAADIAVASLKTPAVGMTKRQMIANLREVSNMLGEKKELVDGVIQALELDQSQANEDGVGPSHGASHDDDLAGGDTVEEEMASDESPSI encoded by the coding sequence ATGTCAAGCTCTCAAACTCCATCCCCTTCCAAAAACGACGAAACTTTTCATCCACAAACCACCATATCACCCTCATACGATTCTCTCCCTCAACAAATCACCATCGCCTATCCAATCTCAACCATTTTTCCTGAGGAAACAacgaagaggaagaagatttcAGCGAAGAAGCCAACGCCAAAGAAAAGTCAATTCACTTCGCGTGACGCATCTGCTTCAAAAACGGGTAagaaatcaaaatctaaaactaCGCCTAAAGTTGTTCATACGATGCGTGAACTATATCTTGATAGTCCTATTAAGTCAAATGTGGACGTTAATGCTGGAGCACCTGGAAGTAGTATGAAAAATTTGATGTCTGATATAAGTTCTGAAAACCTAGGTCTAGAAAACCCTAGGACTGCTGAGAAATTGGGGAAACCCTCTTTGGAAAAGCCTGATGATATTTTTGATGATATTGGCGCTACTACTAAGGCCAATCCTGAGTCTGAAATGATTTTTAGTGAGAAATTAGTTCCAGAACAAGATGCTGCAAATGATGCTACCGCATCTGCAGCACAGGTTGATGTTAGCACCACTGTGGTTCCTGATTCACCAAACTCTCCTGTGGTCCCTGTTAATGAAAAAGATACTGAAACCATCATCCCTGCTGATGTCATTACTCAGGATAAGGGTAAAACTGCAAGTATGCCTGATACAAGTGAGGCAAATGTAATTGATGTTGAAAGCCTCCAATTCAAGAGTACTCCTAGGGCTGGTATATCTAGGAGGCTGAGAAGTAATACAGGAAAGGATATAGCCACTCCTTCTGAAGCCaccaaaactaaaattggaccTAAGAAACGGTGGAGTAAGGTAACTGTACCCTCTGAAAGTAAGAAGAAGACTGTGAAGAGAAAAACTGTCTCTTATAGTGACTCTGATTATGAGGAAGATCAAGATGCTGAAGCATCTCCTGCAGCATCTCCTCAGAAGTCTGCCAAGAGAAAAAGGATGGCTCCTAATGTCCCATCTGTACCAATTGATAATGTCTCCTTTCATTGTGTTGAGaatgttgacaggtggaaatttgtgGTGAAAAGAAGAATAGCCATTGAAAGAAACCTTAATGAAGACTTCTTGAAATGTCAAGACATTGTGAATCTTATAGAGGAGGCAGGGCTGATGAAAACTGTATCTGAGTTGGGTAAATGCTATGATAAGTTGACTAGAGAATTCTTAGTAAACATCCCAGCTGACTGTGATGACCCTTTAAGCCCTGAATACTTAAAGGTGTATGTAAGAGGCAAATGTGTTGATTTCTCACCAGCCATCATCAATGAACATCTGGGAAGAAGTGATGTTCCTGCACCTGAATTGAAGATATCTATGAATGAGGTGTGCAAGACTATAACTGGTGACAAAGTAAGAATGTGGCCAAGAGCTGGAAAACTATCTGCTGCAAAATTAACTACAAAATATGCTCTGCTGAACAAAATTGGTGCGGCCAACTGGGTCCCCACTATACACTCCAACAGTGTAGCTACAGGTTTGGCCAAATTTATCTATGCCGTAGGTACCAGTACTGACTTTGATTATGGCActcatatttttaatgcaacAATTCTCCATGGCTCTTCCACTGCTGTAAAAATGCCAATAGCCTTTCCCACTTTGATCTGTGGTATTATCTTGTCTCAACATCCTGACATCTGCACTAACTCTGATGTGCTTGTCTCTAGACCCTCAGCCTTAACCATGGATTTTAGATTATTGGAAGGGAAACATGCTGCAGACATTGCTGTAGCATCTTTGAAGACACCAGCTGTAGGTATGACCAAGAGACAGATGATTGCTAATCTCAGGGAGGTTAGTAATATGCTAGGTGAGAAGAAGGAGCTGGTAGATGGTGTAATCCAAGCCTTGGAGCTTGATCAGTCACAGGCAAATGAGGATGGAGTTGGTCCGTCCCATGGCGCTTCTCATGATGATGATCTTGCAGGTGGTGACACTGTAGAAGAGGAGATGGCCTCTGATGAAAGTCCCTCAATATGA